The Persephonella sp. IF05-L8 genome contains a region encoding:
- the napG gene encoding ferredoxin-type protein NapG: MAEGKKVDKGRRKFFIQMLQGLGLAALGGSIWGGYVAEAKYDELVLRPPGALPEEEFIKKCIRCGLCVEACKNRENNPDTTKQTATLRLAAPGDHRPIEKGKYNYPKEVPVGTPYFVPREIPCYMCEDIPCVPPCPTGALDPDLVSSVKNGKKVLDINKARMGVAVVDEENCIAYWGLQCDACYRACPLIDEAIKLELRRNPRTGRHAFLLPVVYPDVCTGCGLCERACVTEKPAIYVLPRDIALGRVGKHYVKGWEKKDEQRLKGSKGVEKTITPRSEKKPEEYLNIEDLLDEE, encoded by the coding sequence TTGGCTGAAGGAAAAAAGGTGGACAAAGGAAGACGTAAATTCTTTATCCAGATGCTCCAGGGGCTGGGTCTTGCAGCCCTTGGAGGTTCTATCTGGGGCGGATATGTTGCAGAAGCAAAATATGATGAACTGGTGCTAAGACCTCCTGGTGCACTTCCTGAGGAGGAATTTATCAAGAAATGTATAAGATGTGGTTTATGTGTAGAAGCCTGTAAGAATAGAGAAAATAACCCAGATACTACCAAACAGACAGCCACTCTTAGACTGGCAGCTCCAGGAGACCACAGACCCATAGAAAAAGGCAAGTATAATTATCCGAAGGAAGTTCCTGTAGGAACTCCTTACTTTGTCCCACGGGAAATTCCATGCTATATGTGTGAGGATATACCTTGTGTTCCACCTTGTCCAACAGGAGCATTAGACCCTGACCTTGTTTCCTCAGTCAAAAATGGAAAAAAAGTTCTGGATATTAATAAGGCACGTATGGGAGTTGCTGTAGTTGATGAAGAGAACTGTATTGCATACTGGGGGCTCCAATGTGATGCCTGTTATAGAGCATGTCCCCTTATAGATGAAGCTATAAAACTTGAACTTAGAAGAAATCCCAGAACAGGAAGACATGCCTTCCTGCTTCCTGTTGTTTATCCAGATGTATGTACAGGATGTGGATTATGTGAAAGGGCATGTGTTACAGAAAAACCAGCGATATATGTGCTTCCAAGAGATATAGCCTTAGGTAGAGTTGGTAAGCACTATGTAAAAGGTTGGGAGAAAAAAGATGAACAGAGACTAAAAGGCTCCAAGGGTGTCGAGAAGACAATAACACCAAGAAGCGAGAAGAAACCGGAAGAATACCTGAACATAGAGGATTTGCTCGATGAAGAATAA
- a CDS encoding chaperone NapD — MNISSAVVVTEPEHVEEVIKELEESGLCEVYFHDKEKGKIIIIIEGEDVNEETFKLRQIQMIPNVLSASMVYSYSEEEWESAAEYLQKLSNDVPEILNDENVRAEDIVYKGHIKGYIS, encoded by the coding sequence ATGAATATTTCAAGTGCAGTAGTAGTAACTGAACCAGAACATGTAGAGGAAGTTATTAAAGAGTTAGAAGAGAGTGGTCTTTGTGAAGTTTACTTTCATGATAAAGAAAAAGGCAAAATCATCATTATTATAGAAGGTGAAGATGTTAATGAAGAGACTTTCAAATTAAGACAGATACAGATGATACCTAACGTTCTTTCTGCCAGCATGGTTTATTCCTACTCTGAAGAAGAATGGGAAAGTGCTGCAGAATATCTCCAAAAACTAAGTAATGATGTTCCAGAAATTCTTAACGATGAAAATGTTAGAGCAGAGGATATTGTTTATAAAGGTCATATAAAAGGATATATTAGTTAG
- the napH gene encoding quinol dehydrogenase ferredoxin subunit NapH produces the protein MKNNLIYKHRFLIARRIVQISILLLYIGGNLYGWKILQGNLSSSKLFDVIPLADPYATLQLFATGALLATDVIIGALIVLFFYMFIGGRAFCSWVCPINMVTDLANWIRVKTGIHREEWQLRLSRKVRYWVLGLSLVVSFIVAAPAFELISPISMLHRGLIFGMGFGWVAVLGVFLFDLFVTKNGWCGHVCPLGGFFSLVTKPSAVRVKHDADKCTLCMNCKNVCPEKQVLWMVGKESVFVSSGECINCGRCIEVCNDDALNFGFRYKPNKEEKNNA, from the coding sequence ATGAAGAATAATCTAATCTACAAACACAGATTTCTGATAGCAAGAAGAATAGTCCAGATATCAATTCTCTTGCTTTATATAGGAGGAAATCTATACGGTTGGAAAATTCTACAGGGAAATCTGAGCTCTTCCAAACTATTTGATGTTATACCTCTTGCCGACCCCTATGCTACACTGCAGTTGTTCGCCACAGGAGCACTACTGGCAACAGACGTAATAATTGGAGCCTTAATAGTTTTATTCTTTTATATGTTTATTGGAGGAAGGGCTTTCTGTAGTTGGGTATGCCCTATTAACATGGTCACTGACCTTGCCAACTGGATAAGGGTCAAAACAGGGATACATAGAGAGGAATGGCAACTGAGATTATCCAGGAAAGTAAGATATTGGGTTCTTGGCTTAAGTCTCGTTGTTTCTTTTATTGTTGCTGCACCTGCGTTTGAACTTATAAGTCCAATATCTATGCTTCACAGGGGACTAATCTTTGGAATGGGATTTGGATGGGTTGCTGTCTTAGGGGTATTCCTGTTTGACCTGTTTGTAACAAAAAACGGTTGGTGCGGTCATGTGTGTCCTTTAGGTGGATTTTTCTCACTGGTAACAAAACCTTCCGCAGTTAGAGTTAAGCATGATGCTGATAAGTGTACCCTTTGTATGAACTGCAAAAATGTATGTCCGGAGAAGCAGGTTTTGTGGATGGTAGGAAAAGAAAGTGTGTTTGTATCTTCAGGAGAATGTATTAACTGCGGAAGATGTATTGAAGTTTGTAATGATGATGCACTTAACTTTGGTTTTAGATACAAACCAAATAAGGAGGAGAAGAACAATGCTTAG
- a CDS encoding Crp/Fnr family transcriptional regulator, translating into MFRARDIFLFKHLNDQQLEKIQQISFLKELSRGDTLFWEGEHPNYLYILLDGTIRVFKTDNKGNEITLHYFYPINMIAEVANFENIPYPASAEAETNSVVLAIDFDKFKQELLTDPDISFNIIKSLSDKIRILNDFIVQNMMMDAITRVAKFMYEHEDLFYQLKHNKIASLLNITPETFSRILKKFKQQGIIEKKGKELIIHKDKLRNYI; encoded by the coding sequence ATGTTTAGGGCTCGGGATATATTTTTATTCAAACATCTAAATGACCAGCAACTTGAAAAAATTCAGCAAATATCCTTTTTAAAAGAACTAAGTAGAGGAGATACTCTTTTCTGGGAAGGGGAACACCCTAATTATCTTTATATCTTGCTGGATGGAACTATTAGAGTTTTTAAGACAGATAACAAAGGTAATGAGATTACACTACACTACTTTTATCCTATAAATATGATTGCTGAAGTTGCCAACTTTGAAAATATCCCATATCCTGCTTCTGCTGAAGCTGAAACAAATAGTGTTGTACTGGCAATAGATTTTGACAAATTTAAACAAGAATTACTAACAGACCCTGATATATCTTTCAATATAATAAAATCCCTTTCTGACAAAATAAGAATTCTGAATGATTTCATTGTTCAAAATATGATGATGGATGCTATTACCAGAGTTGCAAAGTTCATGTATGAGCATGAGGACTTATTTTATCAACTGAAGCATAACAAAATTGCTTCTCTATTAAATATAACCCCAGAAACATTTTCCAGAATTTTGAAAAAATTTAAACAACAGGGAATAATAGAAAAAAAAGGGAAAGAGCTTATCATCCATAAAGATAAGCTCAGAAATTATATTTAA
- a CDS encoding DUF2249 domain-containing protein, translating to MAEKKEIQVEGATVPVYQYEENGIIYYEFDTSKLGPPEPMVNALAVLSLIDSPNKRAVMINHKKPMGLFEKIEGKFDYEVEELEDGRYKIIFKLKE from the coding sequence ATGGCAGAAAAAAAAGAAATTCAAGTGGAAGGAGCGACAGTACCTGTTTATCAGTATGAAGAAAATGGAATTATTTATTATGAGTTTGATACTTCAAAACTGGGACCACCAGAACCAATGGTTAACGCCCTTGCAGTTCTATCTCTTATAGATAGCCCAAACAAAAGGGCTGTAATGATTAATCACAAAAAACCCATGGGATTATTTGAAAAAATTGAAGGCAAGTTTGATTATGAAGTGGAAGAGTTAGAAGATGGTAGATATAAAATAATATTTAAACTAAAAGAATAA
- the ccsA gene encoding cytochrome c biogenesis protein CcsA, translating into MSIIKKVWNGIISIEFMIFLTLIFAISIGFATFVENDFGSETAWALVYGARWFEILWILLAINLIGNIFKYRMWQLKKLPALIFHLSFLVIFLGAALTRYFGYEGLMHIREGHQSNEILSADAFLSITAEKGKEIIKKERKVLFSAITDWTNKFTEKLNIDGKPLIIRYVAYYPHAEKDIIPAKDGIPMLKVVFMLDGQPTQKILKYGDYFDIGDFILSFGKEIPANTKKSYLYIYVKDGKFYIKSNEKIRYFEMTTQQSGEIDREGELIPKRMYVVHGIQFVVRQALPSAKVDVVPKTNSSLKVGQGEAGLVVEVEYDGQKKIVKLLGGGMRSNIVGEPETIHIGDIKVTLQWGSKEIHLPFYIYLKDFILERYPGSMNPSSYESLVVVKDPQHNREFEYRIYMNHTLEYGGYKFFQSSYDPDEKGTILSVNHDPGKIPTYIGYAMLALGLFLNLFNPYSRFGRLARLKVENLLKVALVFAFLGFWGSAVAAENSHKIDLKEAIQEVKKINKEHADNFGTLLTQSSDGRLEPIDTLAIDVLNKVSKRRSFFGLDHNQIILGMLVLPSYWQQIPIIKVSHPAIKKMLGISQDARYFAFIDAFDKDGNYKLADAVDYARRKRPAERNQFDKELLKIDERMNILYMVFTGELFRIFPKKDDPNHTWYSPKAAVEHFPKEEAEKVRMLLIAYFAAVERGIKENKWDLADKVLAEIKNYQKINGKDIYPSETKIKAEILYNRLNIFERLIFVYLFSGLALLLLIFAKLIKPSLRLELPTRVVLGIMILGFIAHTFNLGLRWYIAEHAPWSNGYESMIYIAWTIALAGIVFARQSPFAVASTGILAGLTLFVAHLSWMDPQITNIVPVLKSYWLTIHVSVITASYGFLGLSALLGFITLILFIIRNPKVQDEKQRQIELSILEATRINEMSMIIGLSLITVGNFLGGVWANESWGRYWGWDPKETWALVTILVYTAVLHTRLVPWMRSTYAFAVMSVLAFSSVLMTYFGVNFYLSGLHSYASGDPVPIPTWVYWAVVIIGIVIILAFRNRKIRSL; encoded by the coding sequence TTGAGTATCATTAAAAAGGTTTGGAATGGGATAATTTCCATAGAGTTTATGATTTTTTTAACCCTCATATTTGCTATATCCATTGGATTTGCCACCTTTGTAGAAAATGATTTCGGTAGTGAGACAGCATGGGCACTGGTTTATGGTGCCAGATGGTTTGAAATCCTGTGGATACTGCTGGCTATAAATCTAATTGGAAATATTTTCAAATATCGTATGTGGCAGCTTAAAAAACTACCTGCCCTTATATTTCATCTTTCTTTTTTAGTGATATTTCTGGGTGCTGCTTTAACCAGATATTTTGGATATGAAGGATTAATGCATATTAGAGAAGGACATCAGAGCAATGAGATTTTATCAGCTGATGCATTTTTGAGTATAACAGCTGAGAAGGGAAAAGAAATAATCAAAAAAGAAAGAAAAGTTTTGTTTTCTGCTATTACAGACTGGACTAATAAATTTACAGAAAAACTTAACATTGATGGGAAACCTCTCATTATCAGATATGTTGCCTATTATCCACATGCGGAAAAGGATATTATTCCTGCAAAAGATGGTATCCCAATGTTAAAGGTTGTTTTTATGCTGGATGGACAACCAACCCAGAAAATATTGAAATATGGAGATTACTTTGATATTGGAGATTTTATCCTTTCCTTTGGCAAAGAAATTCCTGCTAACACTAAAAAATCCTACCTTTATATCTATGTTAAAGATGGAAAATTTTATATCAAATCCAATGAAAAAATAAGATATTTTGAAATGACAACCCAGCAATCAGGGGAAATAGACAGAGAAGGGGAGCTTATTCCTAAGCGTATGTATGTTGTTCATGGAATTCAGTTTGTAGTCCGTCAAGCATTACCTTCTGCAAAAGTTGATGTTGTTCCAAAAACAAATTCCTCTCTAAAAGTTGGTCAGGGGGAAGCAGGACTTGTTGTTGAAGTTGAATATGACGGTCAGAAAAAAATTGTAAAGCTGCTTGGTGGGGGAATGAGGTCAAATATAGTTGGAGAACCTGAAACTATCCATATAGGTGATATCAAGGTTACTCTTCAATGGGGTTCCAAAGAGATACATTTACCATTTTACATATATCTAAAGGATTTCATTTTAGAAAGATATCCAGGTTCAATGAACCCTTCTTCTTATGAAAGTCTCGTTGTAGTTAAAGACCCTCAACATAATAGGGAGTTTGAATACAGAATATATATGAACCATACATTAGAGTATGGAGGGTACAAATTCTTCCAGTCTTCTTATGACCCTGATGAAAAGGGAACAATTTTATCTGTCAATCATGACCCAGGAAAAATACCAACTTATATAGGATATGCTATGCTTGCACTGGGGCTATTTTTAAATCTGTTTAATCCTTATTCCAGATTTGGAAGACTTGCAAGATTAAAGGTTGAAAATCTGTTGAAAGTTGCCCTTGTATTTGCATTTTTAGGCTTTTGGGGAAGTGCAGTTGCTGCGGAAAATTCCCATAAAATAGACCTGAAGGAAGCAATTCAAGAAGTTAAAAAAATAAATAAAGAACATGCAGATAATTTTGGAACATTACTTACCCAGTCTTCAGATGGAAGATTAGAGCCTATAGATACACTGGCTATTGATGTTTTAAATAAAGTTTCAAAAAGAAGGTCATTTTTTGGTCTTGACCATAACCAGATAATTCTGGGAATGCTTGTTCTGCCTTCTTATTGGCAGCAAATTCCTATAATTAAAGTTTCTCATCCAGCTATCAAAAAAATGCTGGGTATTTCTCAGGACGCGAGGTATTTTGCATTTATAGATGCTTTTGATAAAGATGGAAACTACAAACTTGCAGATGCAGTTGATTATGCAAGAAGGAAAAGACCTGCTGAAAGAAACCAGTTTGATAAGGAGCTTTTAAAAATAGATGAAAGAATGAATATCTTATATATGGTATTCACAGGAGAGTTATTTAGAATATTCCCTAAAAAAGATGACCCTAACCATACATGGTATAGTCCCAAAGCTGCTGTTGAACATTTCCCTAAAGAAGAAGCTGAAAAGGTAAGAATGCTTTTAATTGCTTATTTTGCCGCCGTTGAAAGAGGAATAAAAGAAAATAAATGGGATTTAGCAGACAAAGTTCTTGCTGAGATAAAGAATTACCAGAAGATAAATGGGAAGGATATCTACCCATCAGAAACAAAAATAAAGGCAGAGATTTTATATAACAGGTTAAATATCTTTGAAAGATTAATATTTGTGTATTTATTTTCTGGGTTGGCTTTATTACTTCTTATATTTGCAAAACTTATTAAACCTTCTCTAAGGTTGGAACTACCAACCAGAGTTGTTTTGGGGATAATGATACTTGGGTTTATAGCCCATACATTTAATCTGGGGCTTAGATGGTATATAGCCGAACATGCCCCATGGAGTAATGGTTATGAATCAATGATTTATATAGCATGGACTATAGCCCTTGCAGGTATTGTTTTTGCAAGGCAGTCTCCTTTTGCTGTTGCCTCAACTGGAATTCTTGCTGGATTAACATTATTTGTTGCACACCTTAGCTGGATGGACCCTCAGATAACTAATATTGTGCCTGTTCTAAAATCTTACTGGCTTACAATACACGTTTCTGTAATCACAGCCAGCTATGGATTTTTAGGCTTGTCGGCTTTACTTGGATTTATAACATTAATTCTATTTATTATCAGAAATCCAAAAGTTCAGGACGAAAAACAAAGACAGATTGAGCTGTCTATCCTTGAGGCTACACGGATAAATGAGATGTCAATGATAATAGGACTTTCCCTTATTACCGTAGGAAACTTCCTTGGTGGTGTCTGGGCAAATGAAAGCTGGGGAAGATACTGGGGTTGGGACCCTAAGGAAACATGGGCACTGGTTACCATACTGGTTTATACAGCTGTTTTACATACAAGACTTGTTCCATGGATGCGTTCAACTTATGCCTTTGCTGTGATGTCTGTTTTGGCATTTTCTTCAGTTCTGATGACATATTTTGGTGTTAACTTCTATCTGTCTGGGCTCCATTCTTATGCATCAGGAGACCCTGTTCCCATACCAACCTGGGTTTACTGGGCAGTTGTAATTATAGGCATAGTTATAATTCTTGCTTTTAGGAACAGAAAAATAAGAAGCCTTTAA
- a CDS encoding iron-sulfur cluster assembly protein, which translates to MAVTKEEVYKALKNVIDPEIGFNIVDLGLVYDVDIQDGNVKIKMTLSSPSCPLSGTILSWVESAVRNIEGVENVDIELVWEPPWTIERASDEVKKALGMG; encoded by the coding sequence ATGGCAGTCACAAAGGAAGAGGTTTATAAAGCCCTCAAAAATGTTATAGACCCTGAAATTGGATTTAATATTGTTGATTTGGGGCTTGTTTATGATGTTGATATTCAGGATGGAAATGTAAAAATTAAAATGACATTATCATCTCCTTCATGCCCTTTATCTGGAACTATTCTTAGCTGGGTAGAAAGTGCAGTTCGGAATATAGAAGGGGTAGAGAATGTGGATATTGAGCTTGTCTGGGAACCACCATGGACTATAGAAAGAGCCAGTGATGAGGTTAAAAAAGCACTTGGTATGGGTTAA
- the napA gene encoding nitrate reductase catalytic subunit NapA — MEVKEEKKQTSGFEMSRRDFLKTTAAVAAAAAVGVEVPEDALAAASQAEAGWRWDKAVCRFCGTGCGIMIAVKDDRIVAVKGDPKAPVNKGLNCIKGYFTAKIMYGADRLTKPLLRMNDKGEFDKKGKFRPVSWKKAYEVMVEQFKKAYNELGPEGVAIFGSGQYTIMEGYAAAKLMKAGFRSNNIDPNARHCMASAVVGFIQTYGIDEPPGCYDDIELTDTIFVWGSNMAEMHPILWARVTDRKLSDPDNVKVVVLSTFRHRTMDLADIDIVFRPNTDLAIMNYIAREIVYNHPEAIDWDFVNKYCVFTTGYIDTGYGMRNPEHAKKLGYSDKELQIIKKQVAKKVSALEAPALSIYGYKEGDIIEMKHAKQAGKHWIISFEDFKKALAPYTLDYVARIAKGDPDEPLEQFKEKLKKMAELYIDKNRKAVTFWTMGFNQHTRGSWVNEQAYMLHHLLGKQAQPGNGAFSITGQPSACGTAREVGTFAHRLPADMVVTNPKHRKVSEKIWNVPHGTINPKVGSHIVKIMRDLEDGKIKFAWVQVCNPWQDTANANHWIKAARKMDNFIVVSDSYPGISAKVADLILPAAMIYEKWGAYGNAERRTQHWRQQVTPPGEAMPDIYHIVEFSKFFKLKEVWKEWKLSDGTVLPNVLDKAKEMGYSPDDTLFDVLFSEKAFRRSIPDVDLRYPQPVAKNPNTGEIHPNTCAVGDKRTVIGVDGKPWKGYGFFIEKALWEEYRLFGLGHGHDLADFDTYHRVRGLRWPVVDGKETPWRFNADYDPYARKEIEAGRAPRDGKFAFYGPAFKKLPKGNLFDVTDPKKVDLTNKTKIFFRPYMDPPEPPDNEYPFWLATGRVLEHWHSGTMTMRVPELYRAVPEAYCYMNPKDAEKLGVKENDLVWIESRRGKVKARVKTRGRNRPPRGLVFVPWFDERVYINKVTLDATCPISKQTDYKKCAVKIYKA; from the coding sequence ATGGAGGTTAAGGAAGAGAAAAAGCAAACCTCGGGATTTGAAATGTCCCGTAGGGACTTCCTGAAGACTACGGCTGCTGTAGCAGCGGCAGCTGCTGTGGGGGTGGAGGTCCCAGAAGATGCTCTGGCTGCAGCTTCACAGGCTGAAGCAGGTTGGAGATGGGATAAGGCAGTCTGCCGTTTCTGTGGAACAGGCTGTGGAATTATGATTGCGGTTAAGGACGACCGTATCGTTGCAGTAAAAGGTGACCCAAAAGCTCCAGTTAACAAAGGTCTGAACTGTATCAAGGGGTATTTCACAGCCAAAATTATGTATGGTGCTGACCGTTTAACAAAACCACTTCTTAGAATGAATGATAAAGGCGAATTTGACAAGAAAGGAAAATTCAGACCTGTAAGCTGGAAAAAAGCTTATGAAGTAATGGTGGAACAGTTCAAGAAAGCATACAACGAACTGGGACCAGAAGGGGTAGCTATCTTTGGTTCTGGACAGTACACAATTATGGAAGGTTATGCAGCTGCAAAGCTTATGAAAGCTGGTTTCCGCTCCAACAACATAGACCCTAACGCAAGACACTGTATGGCATCAGCTGTTGTTGGATTTATCCAGACCTACGGAATAGACGAACCACCAGGATGTTATGATGACATTGAGCTTACAGACACAATATTTGTCTGGGGCTCAAATATGGCAGAAATGCACCCAATTCTCTGGGCAAGGGTTACAGACAGAAAACTATCAGACCCAGACAATGTTAAAGTTGTTGTGCTATCCACATTCAGACACAGAACTATGGATTTAGCAGATATTGATATCGTATTTAGACCAAATACAGACCTTGCAATAATGAACTATATTGCGAGGGAAATCGTTTACAACCATCCAGAAGCAATTGACTGGGACTTTGTAAACAAATACTGCGTATTCACAACAGGTTATATTGATACTGGATACGGAATGAGAAATCCAGAGCATGCTAAGAAACTGGGATACAGTGATAAGGAACTGCAAATTATTAAGAAACAGGTTGCTAAAAAAGTATCAGCTCTGGAAGCTCCAGCCTTAAGTATCTATGGATATAAAGAAGGCGATATTATTGAAATGAAACATGCAAAACAGGCTGGTAAACACTGGATTATTTCCTTTGAGGACTTCAAAAAGGCTCTTGCACCATACACCCTTGACTATGTAGCCAGAATTGCAAAAGGTGACCCAGACGAGCCATTAGAACAGTTCAAGGAAAAACTGAAAAAAATGGCAGAACTTTATATAGACAAAAACAGAAAAGCCGTTACGTTCTGGACTATGGGATTTAACCAGCACACAAGAGGTTCATGGGTAAACGAGCAAGCTTATATGCTTCACCACTTACTTGGAAAACAGGCTCAGCCTGGTAATGGTGCATTCTCTATTACAGGTCAGCCTTCAGCTTGTGGAACAGCAAGAGAAGTTGGAACATTTGCACACAGATTACCTGCTGATATGGTCGTAACAAATCCTAAACATAGAAAAGTATCAGAAAAAATCTGGAATGTTCCTCACGGAACAATTAATCCAAAAGTAGGTTCTCATATCGTTAAGATAATGAGAGACCTTGAAGATGGAAAAATTAAATTTGCATGGGTACAGGTATGTAACCCATGGCAGGATACAGCTAACGCAAACCACTGGATTAAAGCTGCAAGAAAAATGGATAACTTCATTGTTGTTTCCGACTCATATCCAGGTATATCTGCAAAAGTTGCAGACCTTATCCTCCCTGCAGCTATGATTTATGAAAAATGGGGAGCTTATGGAAACGCAGAAAGAAGAACACAACACTGGAGACAGCAGGTAACACCTCCAGGAGAAGCAATGCCTGACATTTACCATATTGTTGAGTTCTCCAAATTCTTCAAACTCAAAGAAGTATGGAAAGAATGGAAACTCTCAGATGGAACAGTCCTTCCAAATGTATTAGATAAAGCTAAGGAAATGGGTTATAGCCCAGATGATACTCTTTTTGATGTGCTGTTCTCAGAAAAAGCATTTAGAAGGTCAATACCTGACGTAGACCTTAGATATCCACAACCTGTTGCTAAGAACCCTAATACAGGAGAAATCCATCCAAACACATGTGCAGTTGGAGATAAAAGAACTGTTATTGGTGTAGATGGAAAACCATGGAAAGGATATGGTTTCTTCATAGAAAAAGCACTCTGGGAAGAGTATAGACTATTTGGTCTCGGACATGGACATGACCTTGCAGACTTTGACACATATCACAGAGTAAGAGGTCTCAGATGGCCTGTAGTTGACGGAAAAGAAACCCCATGGAGATTTAACGCAGACTACGACCCATATGCAAGAAAAGAAATTGAAGCTGGAAGAGCTCCAAGAGACGGAAAATTTGCATTCTATGGTCCTGCCTTCAAAAAACTACCAAAAGGTAATCTCTTTGATGTAACTGACCCTAAAAAAGTTGACCTTACAAATAAAACCAAAATCTTCTTCAGACCATATATGGACCCACCAGAGCCACCAGATAACGAATATCCATTCTGGCTGGCAACAGGTAGGGTTCTTGAACACTGGCACTCTGGAACAATGACAATGAGAGTTCCAGAACTTTACAGAGCTGTTCCTGAAGCTTACTGTTACATGAACCCTAAAGATGCAGAAAAACTTGGAGTTAAAGAAAACGACCTTGTATGGATTGAGTCCAGACGTGGAAAAGTCAAAGCCCGTGTTAAAACCAGAGGAAGAAACAGACCACCAAGAGGTCTTGTATTCGTTCCATGGTTTGATGAGAGGGTTTATATCAACAAGGTTACTCTTGATGCTACATGTCCAATATCTAAACAGACAGACTATAAAAAGTGTGCAGTTAAGATTTACAAAGCATAA
- a CDS encoding nitrate reductase cytochrome c-type subunit, whose amino-acid sequence MLRKKIGLLMAIPAMGISIALVGCNKATGTTSASSGKAISSEELSYRNLPLDVNATPPPVEFPKTPPGKSQRFQRAYENAPPMIPHSVEGLLPITKNNNACLGCHDPKVAKSVGATPVSPTHYIDFFQLIKGKVVKLNKLDPARWNCVQCHAPQANAKPLVKNTFKPDYRNPETKKKTILNKNVFEGVY is encoded by the coding sequence ATGCTTAGGAAAAAAATAGGATTATTGATGGCTATCCCAGCAATGGGAATATCCATAGCTCTTGTAGGATGTAATAAGGCTACAGGAACAACATCTGCAAGCTCAGGAAAAGCAATATCATCAGAAGAATTATCATATAGAAATCTTCCACTTGATGTTAATGCAACACCACCACCGGTAGAATTTCCAAAAACACCACCAGGAAAATCCCAAAGATTTCAGAGAGCTTATGAAAATGCTCCTCCAATGATACCTCATAGTGTAGAGGGACTATTACCTATTACTAAAAACAATAATGCCTGTCTTGGATGTCATGACCCTAAAGTAGCAAAATCGGTTGGAGCTACACCAGTTTCTCCAACACACTATATTGATTTCTTCCAGCTAATAAAAGGAAAGGTTGTAAAATTAAACAAACTTGACCCAGCAAGATGGAACTGTGTTCAGTGCCACGCACCACAGGCAAATGCAAAACCACTTGTTAAGAATACATTTAAACCAGATTATAGAAATCCAGAAACCAAGAAGAAAACAATACTTAACAAAAACGTATTTGAAGGGGTTTATTAA
- a CDS encoding ferredoxin-type protein NapF, with product MSKNMDRRGFLKALPFIPKATVEEIKSPSTDEKKDIIRPPYTLPDTDFSVCSQCDGKCVLACEEKILYRLQDGSPHIVFSTTGCTFCKKCAGSCEYDVLSLENPEKVHAFFSIEKNACLAWNGTMCFSCKEPCLDNAIVFHGLFNPEINLNQCSGCGFCLNSCPVGAIKVYPLEIENDEKNIS from the coding sequence ATGTCCAAAAATATGGACAGGAGGGGCTTTTTAAAAGCCCTTCCTTTTATTCCTAAAGCAACGGTAGAAGAAATAAAAAGTCCATCTACAGACGAAAAAAAAGATATTATAAGACCTCCTTATACTCTACCTGATACAGATTTCTCAGTATGTTCCCAGTGTGATGGAAAGTGTGTTCTGGCCTGTGAAGAAAAAATCCTATACAGATTACAGGATGGTTCTCCCCATATAGTTTTTTCAACCACAGGTTGTACATTTTGCAAAAAATGTGCAGGAAGTTGTGAATATGATGTTTTATCCTTAGAAAATCCTGAAAAAGTTCATGCATTTTTTAGTATAGAGAAGAATGCCTGCCTTGCATGGAATGGAACAATGTGTTTTTCCTGCAAAGAACCCTGCCTTGATAATGCAATAGTATTCCATGGACTATTTAATCCCGAAATTAATTTAAATCAATGCTCTGGATGTGGTTTTTGCTTAAATTCATGTCCAGTAGGAGCAATAAAGGTTTATCCTCTGGAAATAGAAAATGATGAAAAAAATATTTCTTAG